One Miscanthus floridulus cultivar M001 chromosome 11, ASM1932011v1, whole genome shotgun sequence DNA window includes the following coding sequences:
- the LOC136490850 gene encoding uncharacterized protein, with the protein MPRKPLLPTRGSTTPPPLLLLRRLLPRRRATSSPPPPPARRRTAAMAPGAGDSAAAAAAASFRVGMVRVVSFLVGGLNLAVLLLGLYLIDAVLPSGCGGALAFAAAPAMAGVRVLAMIGAARAQHATADAIAKRHLHEGDASVAADAVARHEIRVRYKRWLWWTRFGMAVGALQLVAATYLMFVIVRDLSKERRSTSCFFGQDEADQVSGRALIALFLILSWVVVIVQCFTGSDILRWRSFYATHDMAWKAHYREVFDHGIREALCCLGRAKYLTVLEEDEVYSVARLLGDLVAYRASGTGHLELLAGLALLQKHGNLPESQTDLMEASHELMQEAAFLHPFAEACYTGPLLDVGRNPILFPCAWVYRQGVLTPWARRRRPELDGDNWWRGHAAAFLGFVNIPPKALLRGRVCQSKREAAYFVVVLHDKRTVVIGVRGTETPEDLITDGLCRECAFTMEDLDGLINSEQLPATTRERVISTFPHYGHGGIVESARELFMQLNECTGENTSSGRLGFLSTLLGEGSECHGYKVRLVGHSLGGAVATVLGMMLFGKYPDVHVYAYGPLPCVDFVIAEACSHFVTTIVCNDEFSSRLSINSILRLRSAAISALSHNSPADTAMIQKLARRILHVNRYHDNGPDDGIIQGYADHTRTSGTAIPNERQISYQVPLCNTEPDLQNMQNGFVGYNGSNASIDEHLSCEGINSGHDVQIIPLDGTDSGFEEHPTSYREIPVEPPEMFLAGLIVHIVRQRRSLFPLWKCWSIQETEPPYKAVLAKRENFRDIVVTPSMFTDHLPWRCHFAMQKILEAQTPMRRANSDSPIQHLV; encoded by the exons ATGCCTAGAAAGCCCCTCCTCCCCACCCGCGGGTCCACCACCCCTcccccgctcctcctcctccgccgcctcctcccccgccgccgcgcgacctcctctcccccgccgccgcccgcccggcGGAGGACCGCCGCCATGGCCCCCGGCGCCGGCGactccgccgccgcggcggcggcggcctccttCCGTGTCGGGATGGTGCGGGTGGTCTCCTTCCTTGTAGGCGGGCTCAACCTCGCGGTGCTGCTGCTCGGGCTCTACCTCATCGACGCCGTGCTCCCGTCGGGGTGCGGCGGGGCGCTCGCTTTCGCCGCCGCGCCCGCTATGGCCGGGGTCCGCGTGCTCGCCATGATCGGCGCGGCGCGCGCGCAGCACGCCACGGCGGACGCCATAGCTAAGCGCCACCTCCACGAGGGGGACGCCTCTGTCGCAGCTGATGCCGTAGCTCGCCACGAGATTAGG GTGAGGTACAAACGCTGGTTGTGGTGGACCAGATTTGGTATGGCAGTTGGTGCATTGCAGTTGGTTGCAGCAACTTATCTCATGTTTGTCATTGTAAGAGATCTCTCGAAAGAAAGAAGATCCACTTCCTGCTTCTTTG GACAGGATGAAGCTGATCAGGTCTCAGGACGAGCACTTATTGCTTTATTTCTTATCCTTTCCTGGGTTGTGGTCATTGTTCAATGCTTCACGGGTTCTGACATATTGAGGTGGCGATCATTTTATGCAACACATGATATGGCATGGAAAGCTCATTACAGGGAAGTGTTCGACCACGGAATTCGAGAAGCTTTGTGCTGCCTAGGACGTGCAAAATATCT AACCGTATTGGAAGAAGATGAGGTTTATTCTGTTGCAAGACTCCTTGGTGATTTGGTTGCATATCGTGCTTCTGGGACAGGACATTTGGAGCTCTTAGCAG GGCTTGCTCTATTGCAGAAGCATGGGAATTTACCTGAATCGCAGACTGACCTTATGGAGGCATCCCATGAGCTTATGCAAGAAGCTGCTTTCCTCCATCCATTTGCGGAAGCATGTTACACG GGACCACTTCTTGATGTTGGACGAAATCCTATTCTGTTTCCCTGTGCATGGGTTTATAGACAAGGTGTGTTAACTCCATGGGCACGCAGAAG ACGCCCTGAACTTGATGGTGATAATTGGTGGCGAGGCCATGCGGCAGCCTTCCTTGGATTTGTTAATATACCACCTAAAGCACTTCTGAGGGGGCGTGTTTGCCAG AGCAAGCGTGAAGCTGCTTATTTTGTTGTGGTTCTCCATGACAAAAGAACTGTTGTTATTGGGGTTCGTGGAACAGAGACACCAGAGGATCTCATAACTGACGGATTATGCAGAGAATGTGCTTTTACTATGGAAGATTTGGATGGATTAATAAA TAGTGAACAATTACCTGCAACTACAAGAGAGAGAGTTATTTCAACATTTCCACATTATGGGCATGGTGGAATTGTAGAGTCTGCGAGGGAGCTTTTTATGCAACTAAATGAATGCACAGGAG AAAACACATCGTCTGGAAGACTTGGATTCCTTTCTACACTGCTGGGGGAGGGCAGTGAGTGTCATGGATATAAAGTTCGTCTTGTTGGGCATTCTTTAGGAGGCGCTGTTGCTACAGTCCTAGGAATGATG CTTTTTGGCAAATACCCAGACGTGCATGTATATGCATATGGACCACTTCCTTGTGTGGACTTTGTAATAGCGGAAGCATGTTCGCATTTTGTCACAAC CATTGTTTGCAATGATGAATTTTCCTCTCGCCTTTCAATCAATTCGATCCTTAGGCTACGATCTGCTGCAATAAGTGCTCTTTCACATAACTCTCCAGCTGATACAGCAATGATACAAAAGCTCGCTCGAAGAATTTTGCATGTGAACAGGTATCATGATAATGGTCCTGATGATGGCATAATCCAGGGCTATGCTGATCATACAAGAACATCAG GTACGGCAATACCGAATGAAAGACAAATTTCTTATCAGGTTCCATTATGCAATACTGAGCCAGACCTCCAAAATATGCAAAATGGCTTTGTTGGGTATAATGGATCCAATGCATCCATAGATGAGCATCTGAGCTGTGAAGGCATAAACAGTGGCCATGATGTGCAAATAATTCCACTTGATGGGACTGATTCTGGTTTCGAAGAGCACCCAACATCTTACAGAGAAATACCAGTGGAGCCTCCTGAGATGTTTCTTGCAGGCTTAATTGTCCACATAGTGCGGCAAAGAAGAAGTCTCTTTCCTCTTTGGAAATGCTGGAGCATTCAGGAAACTGAACCACCATACAAAGCTGTTTTAGCGAAAAGGGAGAACTTCAGGGATATAGTGGTTACTCCTTCCATGTTTACAGATCACTTACCATGGAG GTGCCACTTTGCTATGCAGAAAATTCTTGAAGCTCAAACGCCTATGAGACGTGCAAATTCCGATTCACCCATACAACATTTGGTCTGA
- the LOC136493171 gene encoding serine/threonine-protein kinase OXI1-like: MTAVAAPPPRQLSLEDLKAVSVLGRGAKGVVFHVVHAPGGEPDGDGEGGDAAAAMALKAVSREAARHKKAASGDGDGHRRIWFERDVLLALRHPLLPSLRGILATDAVVGFAIDRCGGGDLNSLRRRQSEKMFSDSVIRFYAAELVLALEYLHSLGIVYRDLKPENVLIQDSGHIMLVDFDLSTRLPAPPQEPDAPVTSPKPSPPVTTPSPSRGRARKPAAAALCFPFRTGSATKPAAKPAADSPSPLSTSRTASSSSSSSTATTASSSAASAGARTPAKSNSFVGTEDYVSPEIIAGRGHDFAVDWWGLGVVLYEMLYGRTPFRGQNRKETFYRVLAKQPELVGEQTPLRDLIALLLEKDPEKRIGARGVKAHPFFRGVDWDRILQVARPPFIPTPPPQDEGGGEALDVEKVVREVFASNDAEAAKAGEDEGEGAKASPVADGGRVGDGGDGRRDQSKDGDFSVFF, translated from the exons ATGACGGCCgtcgcggcgccgccgccgaggcagCTGAGCCTGGAGGACCTCAAGGCGGTGTCCGTGCtcgggcgcggcgccaagggcgTCGTGTTCCACGTCGTGCACGCCCCCGGCGGGGAAccggacggcgacggcgagggcggCGACGCGGCCGCGGCCATGGCGCTCAAGGCGGTCTCGCGGGAGGCCGCGCGGCACAAGAAGGCGGccagcggcgacggcgacggccacCGCCGGATCTGGTTCGAGCGGGACGTGCTCCTGGCGCTGCGCCACCCGCTGCTCCCCTCCCTGCGCGGCATCCTCGCCACCGACGCCGTCGTCGGCTTCGCCAtcgaccgctgcggcggcggggaCCTCAACTCGCTCCGGCGGCGGCAGAGCGAGAAGATGTTCTCCGACTCCGTCATACG GTTCTACGCGGCAGAGCTGGTGCTGGCGCTCGAGTACCTGCACAGCCTCGGCATCGTGTACCGGGACCTCAAGCCGGAGAACGTCCTCATCCAGGACAGCGGCCACATCATGCTCGTCGATTTCGACCTCTCCACGCGGCTCCCGGCGCCACCACAGGAGCCGGACGCGCCGGTGACCAGTCCCAAGCCATCGCCTCCGGTCACCACCCCGTCGCCGAGCCGCGGGAGAGCGAGGAAGCCGGCGGCCGCCGCCCTGTGCTTCCCATTCCGCACCGGCAGCGCCACGAAGCCTGCCGCGAAGCCGGCCGCGGACTCGCCGTCGCCACTGTCCACCTCGCGGacggcctcctcctcgtcgtcgtcctcgacgGCGACCACGGCCTCCTCCTCCGCGGCCTCGGCCGGCGCACGGACGCCCGCGAAGTCCAACTCGTTCGTGGGGACGGAGGACTACGTGTCGCCCGAGATCATCGCCGGGCGCGGCCACGACTTCGCCGTGGACTGGTGGGGCCTGGGCGTGGTGCTGTACGAGATGCTCTACGGCCGCACGCCGTTCCGGGGGCAGAACCGCAAGGAGACCTTCTACCGCGTCCTCGCCAAACAGCCGGAGCTCGTCGGCGAGCAGACGCCGCTGCGCGACCTCATCGCCCTCCTCCTCGAGAAGGACCCCGAGAAGCGCATCGGCGCGCGCGGCGTCAAGGCCCACCCCTTCTTCCGCGGCGTCGACTGGGACCGCATCCTGCAGGTGGCGCGCCCGCCCTTcatcccgacgccgccgccgcaggacgagggcggcggcgaggcgctTGACGTCGAGAAGGTCGTCCGCGAGGTGTTCGCGTCCAATGACGCCGAGGCCGCGAAGGCGGGCGAGGACGAGGGAGAGGGCGCGAAGGCTTCGCCTGTGGCGGACGGAGGCCGTgtcggcgacggcggcgacggcaggAGAGATCAGTCCAAAGATGGTGATTTCTCCGTGTTTTTCTGA